The following are encoded together in the Streptomyces sp. NBC_00358 genome:
- a CDS encoding phosphatase PAP2 family protein, whose product MPRTPFLFGLPALGFLIVTWQVVADGPLLRLDERLSGALVHPDRLSESLADLGSVQVAVPLLALTLMYVAWRGRAIGLDRWWLPPAAAAVLMALVPAVIVPLKELVARPGPPVMGPGTGFYPSGHTATAAVAYGASALLLLPLLRAAVARRAVLTVCLVLNACVAFGLIRRGYHWPLDVVASWCLCAVLLCSLRLFLSRSTRRSCARTPSLRTGPS is encoded by the coding sequence ATGCCCCGCACGCCCTTCCTGTTCGGCCTGCCCGCCCTCGGCTTCCTGATCGTCACCTGGCAGGTCGTGGCGGACGGCCCGCTCCTGCGCCTGGACGAGCGGCTCAGCGGAGCCCTCGTCCACCCCGACCGGCTCTCCGAGTCGCTCGCCGACCTGGGCAGCGTCCAGGTGGCGGTTCCCCTCCTCGCCCTCACGCTGATGTACGTCGCGTGGCGGGGCCGTGCCATCGGCCTGGACCGGTGGTGGCTGCCCCCGGCCGCCGCCGCGGTCCTGATGGCCCTCGTCCCCGCGGTGATCGTCCCGCTGAAGGAACTCGTCGCCCGGCCGGGCCCCCCGGTCATGGGACCCGGCACCGGCTTCTATCCCTCGGGGCACACCGCCACCGCCGCCGTCGCGTACGGCGCCTCGGCACTGCTCCTCCTGCCCCTGCTGCGCGCCGCGGTCGCCCGCCGCGCGGTACTGACCGTGTGCCTGGTCCTGAACGCGTGCGTGGCCTTCGGTCTGATCCGGCGCGGCTACCACTGGCCACTGGACGTGGTGGCCAGTTGGTGCCTGTGCGCGGTGCTGCTCTGCTCCCTGCGGCTCTTCCTCAGCCGAAGTACGCGTCGAAGTTGTGCGAGAACTCCCAGCCTCCGAACCGGTCCCAGTTGA
- a CDS encoding chitinase: protein MERTRHNRPSARHRRRLLAGCAATVLAVPGLVALSSAARAADADLARNGGFESGLSGWTCTAATTVNSPVHSGGSALMATPAGSDYAQCSQTVTVKPDAQYTLSGYVRGGYVYLGATGTGTTDVSTWTPSATDWQQLSTTFRTGAATTQVTIYTHGWYGTGAYYADDLSLTGPGVDAGQPPAAPTGLTVGTVTSSSAALSWTAVPGATGYSVYRDGAKVQTATGNSTTVSGLSASTAYSFQVAATNAAGESAKSATVTATTPAGSGGGGGGSSDLPAHALVGYLHASFANGAGYTRMADVPDSWDVIDLAFGEPTSATSGDIRFNRCPVTECPTVESDADFKAAIKAKQAAGKKVLISIGGQNGQVQLTTTAARDTFVSSVSKIIDTYGLDGLDIDFEGHSLSLDASDTNFKSPTTPVIVNLISALKTLKARYGSKFVLTMAPETFFVQLGYQYYGTGKWGGQDPRAGAYLPVIYALRDDLTLLHVQDYNSGSIMGLDNQYHSMGGADFHIAMTDMLLTGFPVAGDAGNVFPPLRPDQIAIGMPATTNAGNGYVAPAEVTKTLDCLTKKTNCGSYATHGTWPGLRGLMTWSVNWDRFGGWEFSHNFDAYFG from the coding sequence GTGGAACGCACCAGACACAACAGACCGTCCGCCCGCCACCGCCGGAGGCTTCTCGCCGGGTGCGCGGCCACCGTCCTGGCCGTACCCGGCCTGGTCGCGCTCTCGTCGGCGGCCCGCGCGGCCGACGCGGACCTCGCCCGCAACGGCGGCTTCGAGTCGGGCCTGAGCGGCTGGACCTGCACAGCCGCGACCACCGTCAACTCACCGGTACACAGCGGTGGTTCGGCGCTGATGGCGACCCCGGCCGGCAGCGACTACGCGCAGTGCTCGCAGACCGTGACGGTGAAACCCGACGCGCAGTACACCCTCTCCGGATACGTCCGCGGCGGATACGTCTACCTCGGCGCGACCGGCACCGGCACGACCGACGTCAGCACCTGGACCCCGTCCGCCACCGACTGGCAGCAACTGAGCACCACCTTCCGCACCGGCGCCGCCACCACCCAGGTCACGATCTACACGCACGGCTGGTACGGCACGGGCGCCTACTACGCCGACGACCTCTCGCTGACCGGCCCCGGCGTCGACGCCGGCCAGCCGCCTGCCGCGCCCACCGGTCTGACGGTCGGCACGGTCACCTCCTCGTCGGCCGCCCTGTCCTGGACGGCGGTGCCCGGCGCGACCGGCTACTCCGTGTACCGCGACGGAGCGAAGGTCCAGACGGCCACCGGCAACTCGACGACCGTGAGCGGTCTGTCCGCCTCCACCGCGTACTCCTTCCAGGTCGCGGCGACGAACGCGGCGGGCGAGTCGGCGAAGTCGGCCACGGTCACCGCGACCACCCCGGCGGGCTCCGGCGGGGGCGGCGGAGGTTCCTCCGACCTGCCCGCGCACGCGCTCGTCGGCTACCTCCACGCGAGCTTCGCCAACGGCGCCGGCTACACGCGCATGGCCGACGTACCCGACAGCTGGGACGTCATCGACCTGGCCTTCGGCGAACCGACCTCCGCCACCTCGGGCGACATCCGCTTCAACCGCTGCCCGGTCACCGAGTGCCCCACGGTGGAGAGCGACGCCGACTTCAAGGCCGCGATCAAGGCCAAGCAGGCGGCCGGCAAGAAGGTGCTGATCTCGATCGGCGGCCAGAACGGCCAGGTCCAGCTCACCACCACGGCCGCCCGCGACACCTTCGTCTCCTCGGTCTCGAAGATCATCGACACCTACGGCCTGGACGGCCTGGACATCGACTTCGAGGGCCACTCGCTCTCCCTGGACGCGAGCGACACGAACTTCAAGAGCCCGACCACGCCGGTGATCGTCAACCTCATCTCGGCCCTGAAGACCCTGAAGGCCAGGTACGGCTCGAAGTTCGTGCTGACCATGGCCCCGGAGACCTTCTTCGTCCAGCTCGGGTACCAGTACTACGGGACCGGGAAGTGGGGAGGCCAGGACCCGCGCGCCGGTGCCTACCTCCCGGTGATCTACGCCCTGCGCGACGACCTGACCCTCCTGCACGTCCAGGACTACAACTCCGGCTCGATCATGGGCCTCGACAACCAGTACCACTCCATGGGCGGCGCCGACTTCCACATCGCGATGACCGACATGCTCCTGACGGGCTTCCCGGTCGCGGGTGACGCGGGCAACGTCTTCCCGCCGCTGCGCCCCGACCAGATAGCCATCGGCATGCCCGCGACCACCAACGCCGGCAACGGCTACGTGGCCCCGGCCGAGGTCACCAAGACGCTCGACTGCCTCACCAAGAAGACCAACTGCGGCTCGTACGCGACCCACGGCACCTGGCCGGGCCTGCGCGGCCTGATGACGTGGTCGGTCAACTGGGACCGGTTCGGAGGCTGGGAGTTCTCGCACAACTTCGACGCGTACTTCGGCTGA
- a CDS encoding ABC transporter ATP-binding protein gives MTTENSGDVRLTGISKTYDNGFTAVQPLDLTVPHGSFFALLGASGCGKTTTLRMIAGLEEPSSGTVHLGDQEVTNLPPYKRPVNTVFQSYALFPHLDIFENVAFGLRRRGIKSVKKQVDDMLDLVQLGEQARKKPHQLSGGQQQRVAVARALINHPKVLLLDEPLGALDLKLRRQMQLELKRIQTEVGITFVHVTHDQEEAMTMADTVAVMNAGRVEQLGAPADLYENPNTTFVANFLGTSNLIEAEVDSTSGTDIVLKAGGGKLVLPEARCSAPARPGGKVLVGVRPEKITLTHADDAGEIPVGRNRITGRIADSSFIGVSTQYVIDSPVCPEFEVYAQNIERDSRLVPGAEVVLHWSPAHTFGLDAAQSLLAGTAGSAGVDTAEEEAA, from the coding sequence ATGACGACAGAGAACAGCGGCGACGTCCGCCTCACCGGGATCAGCAAGACCTACGACAACGGCTTCACGGCCGTACAACCGCTCGACCTGACCGTGCCGCACGGCTCCTTCTTCGCCCTGCTCGGTGCCTCGGGCTGCGGCAAGACCACCACCCTGCGCATGATCGCCGGTCTGGAGGAACCTTCCTCCGGCACCGTGCACCTCGGCGACCAGGAGGTGACGAACCTGCCGCCGTACAAGCGGCCGGTGAACACCGTCTTCCAGTCGTACGCGCTCTTCCCGCACCTGGACATCTTCGAGAACGTCGCCTTCGGCCTGCGCCGGCGCGGGATCAAGAGCGTCAAGAAGCAGGTCGACGACATGCTCGACCTCGTCCAGCTCGGCGAGCAGGCGCGCAAGAAGCCCCACCAGCTCTCCGGCGGCCAGCAGCAGCGTGTCGCCGTCGCCCGCGCCCTGATCAACCACCCCAAGGTGCTGCTCCTCGACGAGCCGCTGGGCGCCCTCGACCTCAAGCTGCGCCGCCAGATGCAGCTTGAGCTCAAGCGGATCCAGACCGAGGTCGGCATCACCTTCGTCCATGTCACGCACGACCAGGAGGAGGCCATGACCATGGCCGACACGGTCGCCGTGATGAACGCGGGCCGTGTCGAACAGCTCGGCGCGCCCGCCGACCTCTACGAGAACCCGAACACCACGTTCGTCGCCAACTTCCTCGGCACCTCGAACCTCATCGAGGCCGAGGTCGACTCCACGAGCGGCACGGACATCGTCCTGAAGGCGGGCGGCGGCAAGCTGGTGCTGCCCGAGGCACGCTGTTCCGCCCCGGCGCGCCCCGGCGGCAAGGTGCTCGTCGGTGTCCGCCCGGAGAAGATCACCCTCACGCACGCCGACGACGCCGGCGAGATACCCGTCGGCCGCAACCGGATCACCGGCAGGATCGCCGACTCCAGCTTCATCGGCGTCTCCACGCAGTACGTCATCGACAGCCCCGTGTGCCCCGAGTTCGAGGTCTACGCCCAGAACATCGAGCGCGACTCCCGGCTGGTGCCCGGCGCGGAAGTCGTCCTGCACTGGAGCCCGGCGCACACGTTCGGTCTCGACGCGGCTCAGTCCCTGCTTGCCGGGACAGCGGGCTCCGCGGGTGTCGACACGGCCGAGGAGGAGGCCGCCTGA
- the gabT gene encoding 4-aminobutyrate--2-oxoglutarate transaminase, whose product MTALPQERRVVTAIPGPKSQELQARRLATVAAGVGSVLPVFTTRAGGGIIEDVDGNRLIDFGSGIAVTSVGASAEAVVRRASAQLQDFTHTCFMVTPYEGYVAVAEALAELTPGDHAKKSALFNSGAEAVENAVKIARAYTKRQAVVVFDHGYHGRTNLTMALTAKNMPYKNGFGPFAPEVYRVPVAYGYRWLTGPENAGAEASAQAIDMINKQIGADNVAAIIIEPVLGEGGFIEPAKGFLPAISQFAKENGIVFVADEIQSGFCRTGQWFACEDEGIVPDLITTAKGIAGGLPLAAVTGRAEIMDAAHSGGLGGTYGGNPVACAGALGAIETMKELDLNAKAKHIESVMKTRLGAMAEKFDIIGEVRGRGAMIAIELVKDPATKEPNAEAAGALAKACHQEGLLVLTCGTYGNVLRFLPPLVIGEDLLNEGLDIIEQAFSRI is encoded by the coding sequence ATGACCGCACTTCCGCAGGAGCGCCGCGTCGTCACCGCCATTCCCGGCCCGAAGTCGCAGGAACTGCAGGCCCGACGCCTGGCCACGGTCGCGGCCGGTGTGGGGTCGGTGCTCCCTGTCTTCACCACGCGCGCGGGCGGCGGGATCATCGAGGACGTCGACGGCAACCGCCTCATCGACTTCGGCTCCGGCATCGCCGTGACGTCGGTCGGCGCGAGCGCCGAGGCCGTCGTGCGCCGGGCCTCCGCGCAGCTCCAGGACTTCACCCACACCTGCTTCATGGTCACGCCGTACGAGGGGTACGTCGCCGTCGCCGAGGCGCTCGCCGAGCTGACCCCGGGCGACCACGCCAAGAAGTCCGCCCTGTTCAACTCGGGTGCCGAGGCCGTCGAGAACGCCGTCAAGATCGCCCGCGCCTACACCAAGCGCCAGGCCGTCGTCGTCTTCGACCACGGCTACCACGGCCGTACGAACCTCACGATGGCGCTGACCGCCAAGAACATGCCGTACAAGAACGGCTTCGGTCCGTTCGCGCCCGAGGTCTACCGCGTGCCGGTGGCCTACGGCTACCGCTGGCTGACCGGCCCGGAGAACGCCGGCGCCGAGGCGTCCGCGCAGGCCATCGACATGATCAACAAGCAGATCGGCGCGGACAACGTCGCCGCGATCATCATCGAGCCGGTGCTCGGCGAGGGCGGCTTCATCGAGCCCGCGAAGGGCTTCCTGCCCGCCATCAGCCAGTTCGCCAAGGAGAACGGCATCGTCTTCGTCGCGGACGAGATCCAGTCCGGCTTCTGCCGCACCGGTCAGTGGTTCGCCTGCGAGGACGAGGGCATCGTCCCGGACCTGATCACGACCGCCAAGGGCATCGCGGGCGGTCTGCCGCTCGCCGCCGTGACCGGCCGCGCCGAGATCATGGACGCCGCGCACTCGGGCGGCCTCGGCGGCACCTACGGCGGCAACCCGGTGGCCTGCGCCGGTGCGCTCGGCGCCATCGAGACGATGAAGGAGCTCGACCTCAACGCCAAGGCGAAGCACATCGAGTCGGTCATGAAGACCCGCCTCGGCGCCATGGCCGAGAAGTTCGACATCATCGGCGAGGTCCGCGGGCGTGGCGCCATGATCGCGATCGAGCTGGTCAAGGACCCCGCCACCAAGGAGCCGAACGCGGAGGCGGCCGGCGCGCTGGCCAAGGCCTGCCACCAGGAGGGCCTGCTGGTCCTGACCTGTGGCACCTACGGCAACGTCCTCCGCTTCCTGCCGCCGCTGGTCATCGGCGAGGACCTCCTCAACGAGGGCCTCGACATCATCGAGCAGGCCTTCTCGCGCATCTGA
- a CDS encoding ABC transporter permease, whose protein sequence is MSVVTWFKRHLVVIAGLLTLGYLLLPNVVVTVFSFNKPKGRFNYEWQQFSTDAWKDPCGVADMCGSLGLSLQIAVWATIGATVLGTMIAFALVRYRFRARGAVNSLIFLPMAMPEVVMAASLLTLFLNMGAQLGFWTILIAHIMFCLSFVVTAVKARVMSMDPRLEQAAQDLYAGPAQTFLRVTLPIAAPGIAAGALLAFALSFDDFIITNFNAGSTVTFPMFVWGSAQRGTPVQINVIGTAMFLVAVLFVLSGMIIGNRRNRQKA, encoded by the coding sequence ATGTCCGTCGTCACCTGGTTCAAGCGCCATCTCGTCGTCATCGCGGGACTGCTGACCCTCGGCTATCTGCTGCTGCCGAACGTCGTCGTCACCGTGTTCTCCTTCAACAAGCCGAAGGGCCGCTTCAATTACGAGTGGCAGCAGTTCTCCACGGACGCCTGGAAGGATCCGTGCGGCGTCGCCGACATGTGCGGCTCGCTCGGACTCAGCCTCCAGATCGCCGTCTGGGCGACGATCGGGGCCACCGTCCTCGGCACGATGATCGCCTTCGCGCTCGTCCGCTACCGCTTCCGCGCACGCGGCGCCGTGAACTCGCTGATCTTCCTGCCGATGGCGATGCCCGAGGTCGTCATGGCCGCCTCGCTGCTGACCCTGTTCCTCAACATGGGCGCCCAGCTCGGCTTCTGGACGATCCTGATCGCCCACATCATGTTCTGCCTCAGCTTCGTCGTGACGGCCGTCAAGGCCCGTGTCATGTCGATGGACCCGCGCCTGGAGCAGGCCGCCCAGGACCTCTACGCCGGCCCGGCGCAGACGTTCCTGCGCGTCACCCTGCCCATCGCGGCCCCCGGAATCGCCGCGGGCGCGCTGCTGGCCTTCGCGCTCTCCTTCGACGATTTCATCATCACCAATTTCAACGCGGGCTCGACCGTCACGTTCCCCATGTTCGTCTGGGGTTCGGCACAGCGCGGAACACCCGTTCAGATCAATGTCATCGGTACGGCCATGTTCCTCGTCGCCGTACTGTTCGTCCTGTCCGGAATGATCATCGGAAATCGCCGGAACAGGCAGAAGGCATAA
- a CDS encoding ABC transporter permease produces MAVVTEAPPVTPIPEKKPPRKRGKWTPYWLLLPGLLWLVVFFALPMIYQASTSVQTGSLESGYKVTWHFVTYWDSLTEYWPQFLRSVLYAAAATVLCLLLGYPLAYLIAFRAGRWRNLIMILVIAPFFTSFLIRTLAWKTILADSGPVVHTLNALHVLSVTDWLGWTAGDRVLATPLAVVCGLTYNFLPFMILPLYTSLERIDGRLHEAAGDLYAKPWTTFRKVTFPLSMPGVVSGTLLTFIPAAGDYVNAELLGSTDTRMIGNVIQTQFLRILDYPTAAALSFILMAAILLMVTVYIRRSGTEDLV; encoded by the coding sequence ATGGCCGTCGTCACCGAGGCGCCACCCGTGACGCCGATCCCCGAGAAGAAGCCGCCGCGCAAGCGCGGCAAATGGACCCCGTACTGGCTGCTGCTGCCCGGCCTGCTCTGGCTGGTCGTCTTCTTCGCGCTGCCGATGATCTACCAGGCCTCCACGTCCGTGCAGACGGGCTCCCTGGAGTCGGGCTACAAGGTCACCTGGCACTTCGTGACCTACTGGGACTCGCTCACCGAGTACTGGCCGCAGTTCCTGCGCTCGGTCCTCTACGCGGCCGCCGCCACGGTCCTGTGCCTGCTGCTCGGCTACCCGCTGGCCTATCTGATCGCCTTCCGCGCGGGCCGCTGGCGCAACCTGATCATGATCCTGGTGATCGCCCCGTTCTTCACCAGCTTCCTGATCCGCACCCTGGCCTGGAAGACGATCCTGGCCGACAGCGGCCCGGTCGTGCACACGCTGAACGCGTTGCACGTCCTGAGCGTCACGGACTGGCTCGGCTGGACCGCCGGCGACCGGGTCCTGGCGACACCACTCGCCGTCGTGTGCGGTCTGACGTACAACTTCCTGCCGTTCATGATCCTTCCGCTCTACACCTCGCTGGAGCGCATCGACGGCCGGCTGCACGAGGCCGCGGGCGACCTGTACGCGAAGCCGTGGACGACCTTCCGCAAGGTCACCTTCCCGCTGTCGATGCCCGGCGTGGTCTCCGGAACGCTCCTCACCTTCATCCCGGCGGCCGGTGACTACGTGAACGCGGAACTCCTCGGATCGACCGACACCCGCATGATCGGCAACGTCATCCAGACCCAGTTCCTGAGGATCCTGGACTATCCGACGGCCGCCGCCCTCTCCTTCATCCTCATGGCCGCGATCCTGCTCATGGTCACGGTCTACATCCGCCGGTCCGGGACGGAGGATCTGGTCTAA
- a CDS encoding NAD(P)/FAD-dependent oxidoreductase, whose protein sequence is MAPSAMTRGNQWTKSLSDVQPVSYWLDDPGKPRPEPALTGAETCDLLVVGGGYSGLWTALIAKERDPGRDVVLVEGREVGWAASGRNGGFCAASLTHGLSNGLTRWPDEIAKLEELGARNLDEIEAAVARYSLDCDFERSGEIDVATEPHQAAELREWHQELERRGLAEGIEFLDTDAVREQVDSPTFLAGLHDRRGVAMLHPAKLAWGLKRACKSLGVRVYEHTPALALKPSGAGMAVRTPYGSVRARRVALGTNIFPNLVKRVRPYTVPVYDYALMTEPLTADQLASVGWKNRQGLGDSANQFHYFRLSADNRILWGGYDAIYPYGGRLNAEHDDRPETYAKLAGHFFTCFPQLEGVRFSHAWGGAIDTCSRFSAFFGSAHQGKVAYAAGYTGLGVGATRFGADVMLDLLAGERTERTELEMVRRKPLPFPPEPFAWTGIALTKWSLARADAHGGRRNLWLRSMDRLGLGFDS, encoded by the coding sequence ATGGCCCCAAGCGCCATGACCCGTGGTAATCAGTGGACGAAATCCCTTTCCGACGTCCAGCCGGTCTCCTACTGGCTGGACGACCCCGGCAAACCCCGCCCCGAGCCCGCCCTCACCGGCGCCGAGACCTGCGATCTGCTGGTCGTCGGCGGAGGCTACAGCGGACTGTGGACCGCGCTGATCGCCAAGGAGCGCGACCCCGGGCGGGATGTCGTCCTGGTGGAGGGCCGCGAGGTGGGCTGGGCCGCCTCGGGCCGCAACGGCGGCTTCTGCGCCGCCTCCCTCACCCACGGTCTGTCCAACGGGCTCACCCGCTGGCCGGACGAGATCGCGAAACTGGAGGAGCTGGGCGCCCGCAACCTCGACGAGATCGAGGCGGCCGTCGCCCGCTACTCCCTCGACTGCGACTTCGAGCGCAGCGGTGAGATCGACGTCGCCACCGAGCCGCATCAGGCGGCCGAACTGCGCGAGTGGCACCAGGAACTGGAACGCAGGGGCCTCGCCGAGGGCATCGAGTTCCTCGACACCGACGCGGTACGGGAACAGGTCGACTCCCCGACCTTCCTGGCCGGGCTGCACGACCGCCGCGGGGTCGCCATGCTCCATCCGGCGAAGCTGGCGTGGGGTCTGAAGCGGGCCTGCAAGTCCCTCGGAGTGCGGGTCTACGAACACACACCCGCCCTCGCGCTGAAGCCGTCCGGCGCCGGAATGGCCGTCCGCACGCCGTACGGCTCGGTCCGCGCCCGCCGGGTGGCCCTCGGCACCAACATCTTCCCCAACCTGGTCAAGCGCGTCCGCCCGTACACCGTCCCGGTCTACGACTACGCGCTGATGACCGAGCCGCTCACCGCCGACCAGCTGGCCTCCGTCGGCTGGAAGAACCGCCAGGGACTCGGCGACTCGGCCAACCAGTTCCACTATTTCCGGCTGTCGGCCGACAACCGGATCCTGTGGGGCGGCTACGACGCGATCTACCCGTACGGCGGCCGGCTGAACGCCGAGCACGACGACCGCCCCGAGACGTACGCCAAGCTCGCCGGGCACTTCTTCACCTGCTTCCCGCAACTGGAGGGCGTCCGCTTCTCGCACGCCTGGGGCGGCGCGATCGACACCTGCTCGCGGTTCTCGGCGTTCTTCGGCAGCGCCCACCAGGGCAAGGTCGCGTACGCGGCGGGCTACACGGGCCTCGGCGTGGGCGCCACCCGCTTCGGCGCCGACGTGATGCTCGACCTGCTGGCGGGGGAGCGCACCGAACGCACCGAGCTGGAGATGGTCCGCAGGAAGCCGCTGCCGTTCCCGCCCGAGCCCTTCGCCTGGACCGGTATCGCGCTCACCAAGTGGTCGCTGGCACGGGCGGACGCGCACGGCGGCCGGCGCAATCTGTGGCTGAGGTCGATGGACAGGCTGGGCCTCGGCTTCGACAGCTGA
- a CDS encoding polyamine ABC transporter substrate-binding protein — protein sequence MEQYEPERLSPVQLAAMRRSFRNGRAALTRRSLLRASAGGALAVGGLGALSGCGIPAAGRTQGGTSAQDHSATEKTLNFSNWTEYIDLDDSGKHHPTLDTFRRRTGISVKYTEDINDNNEFFAKIKPQLAAGQDTGRDLMVLTDWLAARVIRLGWVQKLDPSNLPHAYTNLSPQFRNPDWDPGRAYSYPWQGIPTIVAFNKKALDGIEVKSVSDLLDNPKLKGRVSFLSEMRDTMGMTLLDMGKDPAKFTDDDFDAATARLQKAVDKGQIRRFTGNDYTSDLTKGDIAACVAWAGDIVQLKNDSPDVDFVIPDSGYMTSTDNLLVPNRARHKTNAERLIDFYYEPQQAAELAAYINYATPVEGVKPYLAKIDQDAANNPLIVPDKAMQARSHAFRSLSAKEETAYEEKFAKLTGA from the coding sequence ATGGAGCAGTACGAGCCCGAACGCCTGTCCCCGGTACAACTGGCCGCCATGCGGCGCAGCTTCCGGAACGGCAGGGCGGCCCTCACCCGCCGGTCACTGCTGCGCGCCTCGGCGGGCGGTGCGCTGGCCGTCGGCGGCCTCGGGGCACTGAGCGGCTGCGGGATCCCCGCGGCCGGCAGGACCCAGGGCGGCACGTCCGCCCAGGACCACTCGGCCACGGAGAAGACCCTCAACTTCTCCAACTGGACCGAGTACATCGACCTCGACGACAGCGGCAAGCACCATCCGACGCTGGACACCTTCCGCAGGCGGACCGGTATCTCGGTGAAGTACACCGAGGACATCAACGACAACAACGAGTTCTTCGCCAAGATCAAGCCGCAGCTCGCGGCGGGCCAGGACACCGGCCGCGACCTGATGGTCCTCACCGACTGGCTGGCCGCGCGCGTGATCCGCCTCGGCTGGGTCCAGAAGCTCGACCCGTCCAACCTGCCGCACGCCTACACCAACCTGTCGCCGCAGTTCCGCAATCCGGACTGGGACCCGGGACGCGCCTACTCGTACCCGTGGCAGGGCATCCCGACGATCGTCGCCTTCAACAAGAAGGCGCTCGACGGGATCGAGGTGAAGTCGGTCTCCGACCTCCTCGACAACCCGAAGCTGAAGGGCCGGGTCTCGTTCCTGTCCGAGATGCGCGACACCATGGGCATGACCCTGCTCGACATGGGCAAGGACCCGGCGAAGTTCACCGACGACGACTTCGACGCGGCGACAGCCCGGCTCCAGAAGGCCGTCGACAAGGGCCAGATCCGCCGCTTCACCGGGAACGACTACACGTCCGACCTGACCAAGGGCGACATCGCGGCCTGTGTGGCCTGGGCCGGCGACATCGTCCAGCTCAAGAACGACAGCCCGGACGTCGACTTCGTCATCCCGGACAGCGGCTACATGACGTCGACCGACAACCTGCTGGTCCCCAACAGGGCGCGTCACAAGACGAACGCCGAGCGGCTGATCGACTTCTACTACGAGCCTCAGCAGGCCGCCGAGCTCGCCGCGTACATCAACTACGCGACTCCGGTCGAAGGAGTGAAGCCCTACCTCGCCAAGATCGACCAGGACGCGGCGAACAACCCGCTGATCGTCCCCGACAAGGCCATGCAGGCCCGGTCCCACGCCTTCCGCTCACTGAGCGCGAAGGAAGAGACGGCCTACGAAGAGAAGTTCGCGAAGCTCACAGGGGCGTGA